A genome region from Candidatus Latescibacterota bacterium includes the following:
- the rpmB gene encoding 50S ribosomal protein L28 encodes MSRECAICGKKPMTGNNVSHANNRNKRRWLPNLQKIRVEIDGKAKKAQVCTQCIKSGAAKKIL; translated from the coding sequence ATGAGTAGAGAATGCGCCATATGTGGAAAGAAACCGATGACCGGTAATAATGTCAGCCACGCAAATAACCGCAACAAACGTCGCTGGCTTCCAAATCTTCAGAAGATCCGTGTCGAAATCGACGGAAAGGCCAAAAAAGCACAGGTCTGCACCCAGTGTATCAAATCCGGTGCGGCCAAGAAGATTTTGTAG
- the recG gene encoding ATP-dependent DNA helicase RecG, whose product MDKKFERKRVLTESSQYVKGVGPARQILLSRIGIENVEDLILHFPRKYYDRRNLAMISEIRPGADGVFAGTVLAISSRRLGSRKSILTVAAGDESGVINLVFFNQPYLEKQFKQGDKIIASGLSRIYRGQKQIVAPEYEVLTGELGDELMHTGRVVPVYPLTAGISQRMMRRIVKAALDKAGSEIQENLPEKMLKSGGMMSRGHALRQIHYPDSWEFLEEAGRRLKFEEIFYLHLLVMLRKKTLAGGKPRPEIYPPHELVDRFIGSLPFRMTSSQEKVLGEIRADVESKKGLSRLLQGDVGSGKTVVGLVAMLMAVGRGLQAAMMVPTEILAQQHFRKMKQYFTDLPVKIELLIGSLSVSEKKRIHSEIASGDIDLVVGTQALIQEGIGFRQLGLAVIDEQHRFGVKQRARLGQGELIPHFLVMTATPIPRSLAQTVYGDLDLSVIDELPFGKRRVCTEIVGERGAGMVYDKVRKGFMAGKQAFFLYPLVEESEKSDLKAAVDEFEHLQKEHFKEFPLGLLHGRMSFEEKSRAIDMVSSGEILGLVTTTGIEVGVDIPNASMLLINHPERFGLAQLHQLRGRVGRGGEEGECYLLTGKPDDAKIAERLEYFSTTADGFKVAEMDL is encoded by the coding sequence ATGGACAAAAAATTTGAAAGAAAACGTGTTTTGACCGAGAGCAGCCAATATGTCAAGGGAGTGGGACCCGCGCGGCAGATCCTTCTTTCCAGGATTGGTATAGAGAATGTCGAGGATCTGATACTCCATTTCCCCCGAAAATACTATGACAGGCGAAACCTGGCGATGATCTCTGAGATCAGGCCTGGAGCGGATGGAGTGTTTGCGGGGACGGTGCTGGCGATCTCTTCGAGGAGGCTCGGTTCGCGCAAGTCGATCCTGACCGTGGCTGCTGGAGATGAATCGGGAGTGATCAATCTGGTCTTCTTCAATCAACCATATCTGGAGAAGCAGTTCAAACAGGGAGACAAGATCATAGCCAGTGGGTTGTCCAGGATCTACAGAGGGCAAAAGCAGATAGTAGCTCCCGAATACGAAGTCCTCACTGGAGAACTAGGTGATGAACTTATGCATACCGGGAGGGTCGTGCCTGTCTATCCACTTACAGCTGGTATATCCCAGAGGATGATGAGGAGAATAGTCAAGGCTGCCCTGGATAAGGCCGGATCTGAAATTCAGGAGAACCTGCCGGAGAAGATGCTGAAGAGTGGAGGGATGATGTCGAGGGGGCATGCTCTGCGACAGATCCACTACCCTGACAGCTGGGAGTTTCTGGAGGAGGCTGGAAGGAGATTGAAATTCGAGGAGATCTTCTATCTCCACCTTCTGGTGATGCTCCGCAAGAAAACGCTGGCCGGCGGCAAGCCGAGACCCGAGATATATCCTCCACATGAGCTGGTCGATCGATTCATCGGTTCATTGCCATTCAGGATGACATCTTCCCAGGAGAAAGTACTCGGAGAGATACGTGCCGATGTCGAATCGAAAAAGGGACTTTCAAGGCTTTTACAAGGTGATGTCGGCAGCGGGAAGACCGTTGTAGGCCTGGTAGCTATGCTGATGGCGGTTGGCAGAGGGCTGCAGGCGGCGATGATGGTCCCAACTGAGATACTTGCTCAGCAGCATTTCAGGAAGATGAAACAGTATTTCACCGATCTTCCAGTAAAGATCGAACTGCTGATCGGATCTCTCAGCGTGTCGGAAAAGAAGAGGATACACTCCGAAATCGCGTCAGGAGATATCGATCTCGTTGTAGGAACGCAGGCTCTCATCCAGGAGGGTATCGGTTTCAGACAGCTTGGTCTGGCAGTTATAGACGAACAACACCGGTTTGGTGTGAAGCAGAGAGCCAGGTTGGGCCAGGGTGAACTCATTCCTCATTTCCTCGTAATGACTGCCACGCCCATTCCGAGATCGCTCGCCCAGACCGTATACGGTGATCTGGACCTGTCTGTTATCGATGAACTTCCTTTCGGAAAAAGGAGAGTGTGTACGGAGATCGTTGGAGAGCGAGGGGCCGGGATGGTCTATGACAAGGTGAGAAAGGGTTTTATGGCTGGAAAGCAGGCATTTTTCCTCTATCCCCTTGTCGAGGAGAGTGAAAAGAGCGATCTCAAAGCGGCGGTCGATGAGTTTGAACACCTCCAGAAGGAACATTTCAAGGAATTTCCGCTGGGATTGTTACATGGAAGGATGAGTTTCGAGGAGAAATCGAGGGCTATCGATATGGTCAGCTCAGGGGAGATCCTTGGTCTCGTGACTACTACCGGGATAGAGGTAGGTGTCGATATTCCGAATGCCTCGATGCTGCTTATAAACCATCCGGAGCGATTTGGCCTGGCACAACTCCACCAGCTCAGGGGAAGGGTTGGAAGGGGTGGGGAAGAGGGTGAATGCTATCTCCTTACAGGAAAGCCGGATGACGCAAAGATAGCTGAAAGACTTGAGTATTTTTCCACGACTGCAGATGGTTTCAAAGTCGCTGAGATGGATCTGA